One genomic window of Phoenix dactylifera cultivar Barhee BC4 chromosome 6, palm_55x_up_171113_PBpolish2nd_filt_p, whole genome shotgun sequence includes the following:
- the LOC103714788 gene encoding polyol transporter 5-like yields the protein MDDQKAKAPAISDPPPNQTLALEKPKKPPRNKYALACATLASMTSILLGYDGAVMSGASVFIQKYLKINDTQVEILAGIISPFALVGSIAAGRTSDWIGRRYTIIFAAAIFFAGALLMGLAPNYAILMVGRLVAGVGVGYALMIAPVYTAEIAPTSSRGFLTSFPEVFINTGVLLGYVSNFAFAKLPDRLNWRIMFCVGAVPPIFLAIAVLAMPESPRWLVMQGRLGEAKRVLAKTSDTPEEAQLRLLEIKEAAGIPENCNDEVVAVSKKNHGEGVWKDLLLRPTPSVRRILIAAIGLQFFQQASGIDSVVLYSPRVFEMAGLKSDTNSLGATVAVGFMKTAAILVATFLLDRVGRRPLLLSSAGGMVISLVILASSLSVIEHHPHEKLTWAAAMSIASVLTFVGSFSIGLGPIAWVYTSEIFPLRLRAQGASLGTATNRIVSGVITMTFISLYKTITIAGSFFLYAGIAAAGWIFFYFFLPETRGRSLEDMEVLFGKKPEGGEGEAEVVHRGGEDSNAKTEV from the exons ATGGATGACCAGAAAGCCAAGGCACCAGCAATTTCTGATCCTCCTCCCAATCAAACTTTAGCCTTGGAGAAGCCAAAGAAGCCTCCAAGAAACAAATACGCTTTGGCCTGTGCCACGCTTGCTTCGATGACCTCAATCCTCTTGGGTTATG ATGGAGCGGTGATGAGTGGTGCTTCTGTTTTCATTCAAAAATACCTGAAAATAAATGATACCCAGGTCGAAATCCTCGCCGGCATCATCAGCCCGTTCGCCCTCGTCGGCTCCATCGCCGCAGGCCGGACCTCCGACTGGATTGGCCGCCGCTACACAATTATCTTCGCGGCTGCCATCTTCTTCGCCGGGGCCCTTCTAATGGGCCTCGCCCCAAACTACGCCATCCTCATGGTCGGCCGCCTTGTTGCCGGCGTTGGCGTCGGCTACGCTCTCATGATCGCCCCCGTCTACACCGCCGAGATCGCCCCCACCTCGTCCCGCGGCTTCCTCACGTCCTTCCCGGAGGTATTCATCAACACCGGCGTCCTCCTCGGCTACGTCTCCAACTTCGCCTTTGCCAAGCTGCCGGATCGCCTCAACTGGCGCATTATGTTCTGCGTGGGTGCGGTGCCGCCGATCTTCCTAGCCATTGCTGTCCTCGCCATGCCCGAGTCGCCCCGGTGGCTCGTCATGCAGGGCCGGCTTGGCGAGGCCAAACGGGTCCTCGCCAAGACCTCGGACACGCCGGAGGAAGCCCAACTCCGGCTCTTGGAGATCAAAGAGGCCGCTGGAATACCCGAAAACTGTAACGACGAAGTCGTCGCAGTATCGAAGAAAAACCATGGCGAGGGCGTGTGGAAAGACCTGCTTCTCCGACCGACACCGTCGGTGCGCCGTATACTGATCGCCGCCATCGGACTGCAGTTCTTCCAGCAGGCTTCAGGCATCGACTCGGTGGTGTTGTACAGTCCTCGAGTGTTTGAGATGGCCGGGCTGAAGTCGGATACCAATTCCTTAGGCGCCACGGTGGCCGTCGGGTTCATGAAGACGGCGGCGATCTTGGTGGCGACGTTCTTGCTGGACCGTGTCGGGCGGCGGCCGTTGCTCCTAAGCAGCGCCGGAGGAATGGTTATTTCTCTCGTGATTCTTGCTTCCAGTTTGTCAGTTATCGAACACCATCCTCACGAGAAACTGACATGGGCGGCGGCGATGTCGATCGCGTCGGTGCTGACCTtcgtcggctcgttctccattggCCTCGGGCCGATCGCGTGGGTGTACACCTCGGAGATCTTTCCGCTGAGGCTGAGGGCGCAGGGAGCGAGCTTGGGGACGGCCACCAACAGGATTGTGAGCGGGGTGATCACCATGACGTTTATATCGCTCTACAAGACGATTACCATAGCTGGGAGCTTCTTTCTTTATGCCGGGATTGCGGCGGCCGGGTggatcttcttttatttcttcttgcCGGAGACGAGGGGAAGGAGTCTGGAGGACATGGAGGTGCTCTTCGGTAAGAAGCCGGAGGGTGGTGAAGGTGAGGCGGAAGTAGTGCACCGAGGTGGAGAAGATAGCAATGCGAAGACTGAAGTTTAA